In Thermoanaerobaculia bacterium, one genomic interval encodes:
- a CDS encoding DUF202 domain-containing protein: MTEPASKKVPGPPPEKRAVEYLSNERTFLAWVRTSIAVISLGFLVARFSLWLRELGIQLARRFTFSRWNTSLPIGEAMMAFGGVIAVLAAWRYHVVNRSIERGIVSADRWLIGLVTVLLVALTTAMMVYVAGASGP; this comes from the coding sequence GTGACCGAGCCGGCATCGAAAAAAGTCCCGGGCCCTCCCCCGGAGAAGCGGGCGGTCGAGTACCTCTCGAACGAGCGGACGTTCCTCGCATGGGTGCGGACGAGCATCGCCGTGATCAGCCTCGGATTCCTCGTCGCGCGCTTCTCGCTGTGGCTCCGGGAGCTGGGAATCCAGCTCGCGCGGCGGTTCACGTTCTCGCGGTGGAACACGTCCCTTCCGATCGGCGAGGCGATGATGGCGTTCGGAGGGGTGATCGCGGTCCTCGCCGCGTGGCGGTACCACGTCGTGAACCGCTCGATCGAGCGCGGCATCGTGTCCGCCGACCGGTGGCTGATCGGCCTCGTGACCGTCCTCCTGGTCGCGCTGACCACCGCGATGATGGTCTACGTCGCCGGAGCCTCCGGCCCTTGA
- a CDS encoding DUF2891 domain-containing protein produces MKTISILLLAGLAASPARAGQSAAAVFDANAASRFARLALDCLHREYPNKIAHVMNGDADARPPRELTPAFFGCYDWHSSVHGHWLLVRLLRNVPDAAWAAQARAAVGRSLTPANLAAEARYLEGPGRSSFERPYGLAWLLQLSAELHSWDDPDARKWSASLAPLENAAVSRLSNWLPKLSRPVRIGEHDQTAFALGLVLDWARAVRRDDVERLVLERSRAYYAADRACPLSYEPSGQDFLSPCLAEADLMRRVLSPGAFGTWLSDFLPQIPRGGDGEWLSPVVVTDPSDPKLAHLDGLNLSRAWMLDGIVSALSASDPRRGALESARRRHREAGLAAVTGEHYEGGHWLGSFAVYLVTRRGIAAP; encoded by the coding sequence ATGAAGACGATCTCGATCCTCCTCCTGGCGGGGCTCGCCGCCTCTCCCGCGCGGGCGGGACAGTCCGCGGCGGCCGTTTTCGACGCGAACGCCGCGTCGCGTTTCGCCCGGCTCGCGCTCGACTGCCTTCACCGGGAGTACCCGAACAAGATCGCCCACGTGATGAACGGCGACGCCGACGCCCGGCCGCCGCGCGAGCTCACGCCGGCCTTCTTCGGATGCTACGACTGGCACTCGTCGGTGCACGGGCACTGGCTCCTCGTCCGGCTGCTCCGGAACGTTCCGGACGCGGCGTGGGCGGCACAGGCGCGCGCCGCCGTCGGACGCAGCCTCACGCCCGCCAACCTCGCGGCCGAAGCGCGCTATCTCGAAGGTCCCGGGCGCTCGTCGTTCGAGCGTCCTTACGGGCTCGCGTGGCTGCTGCAGCTCTCGGCGGAGCTCCACTCGTGGGACGACCCGGATGCGCGGAAATGGTCGGCCTCGCTCGCGCCGCTGGAGAACGCGGCCGTCTCACGGCTCTCGAACTGGCTGCCGAAGCTCTCGCGCCCCGTCCGGATCGGCGAGCACGACCAGACCGCCTTCGCTCTCGGCCTCGTGCTCGATTGGGCGCGGGCGGTCCGCCGGGACGACGTCGAGAGGCTCGTCCTCGAGCGCTCCCGCGCGTATTACGCCGCCGACCGGGCGTGTCCCCTTTCGTACGAGCCGTCGGGACAGGACTTCCTGTCACCGTGCCTGGCCGAGGCGGACCTGATGCGGCGGGTGCTCTCGCCCGGAGCCTTCGGAACCTGGCTCTCCGACTTCCTCCCGCAGATCCCGCGCGGGGGAGACGGCGAGTGGCTTTCGCCCGTCGTCGTGACGGATCCGTCCGACCCGAAGCTCGCGCACCTCGACGGCCTGAACCTGTCGCGGGCGTGGATGCTCGACGGGATCGTTTCGGCGCTTTCGGCGTCCGATCCGAGGCGGGGGGCCCTCGAGAGCGCCCGGCGCCGGCACCGCGAGGCGGGGCTCGCCGCGGTCACCGGCGAACACTACGAAGGGGGCCACTGGCTGGGGAGCTTCGCCGTGTACCTCGTCACGCGGCGCGGAATCGCCGCGCCGTGA